The Acinetobacter defluvii genome includes a region encoding these proteins:
- a CDS encoding IS3 family transposase (programmed frameshift): MSKKQKIYTAEFKAEAIKQIEENKGNVSETARQLGISMQTLSNWYNKAKARRLAGTQQYSPDLVALLEENKKLKQQLKTAEMEREFLKKGSSVLCQGKSVRYACMKQYKDTYPITMMAKLLKVSVSRFYDWLKRGMSKRVILRNQQTILVKIAHQETHESYGYVRLAKYLQSKGIQISEYAVRCIKKLNQLYFKRHKRFKRTTNSDHNRFVYNNLLEQNFAVTAPNVAWVSDITYIWTAEGWLYLTALKDLCSKQVVGYSLSERMTADLVCNALSMAIRNHKPSQGLIVHSDRGSQYCSYEYRNMIEKYGFQGSMSKRGDCYDNAPIESFWGILKNELVHHRNYKTREDAKADITKYIELFYNQQRIQKGLDFKTPNQMAEDFYKLVA; this comes from the exons ATGAGCAAAAAGCAAAAGATTTATACAGCAGAATTTAAAGCTGAAGCAATAAAACAAATTGAAGAAAATAAAGGCAATGTTTCGGAAACAGCAAGACAGCTTGGTATTTCCATGCAAACTTTGTCAAATTGGTACAACAAAGCAAAAGCTAGAAGATTAGCAGGCACACAGCAATATTCACCTGATCTCGTTGCTTTACTCGAAGAAAATAAAAAACTCAAACAGCAACTCAAAACTGCTGAAATGGAAAGAGAATTCCTAAAAAAAG GCAGCAGCGTACTTTGCCAAGGAAAGTCAGTGAGGTACGCCTGTATGAAACAGTATAAAGATACATATCCAATCACCATGATGGCGAAGCTGTTAAAAGTGTCAGTTTCGCGATTTTATGACTGGTTGAAACGAGGCATGAGTAAAAGAGTTATTCTAAGAAACCAGCAGACAATTCTAGTCAAAATAGCACATCAGGAAACCCATGAAAGCTATGGTTATGTTCGTCTAGCGAAGTATCTACAGTCAAAAGGCATTCAAATCAGTGAGTATGCAGTCCGCTGTATTAAAAAACTAAATCAGTTGTACTTTAAGCGTCATAAACGTTTTAAAAGGACAACAAATAGCGATCATAATCGTTTTGTTTACAATAATTTGTTAGAGCAAAACTTTGCAGTAACTGCTCCAAATGTTGCATGGGTAAGTGATATTACGTACATCTGGACGGCTGAAGGTTGGCTATATTTAACTGCTTTAAAAGATCTTTGTAGTAAACAAGTGGTTGGCTATAGCTTAAGTGAACGGATGACAGCAGATCTCGTTTGCAATGCACTGAGTATGGCGATTCGTAATCATAAGCCATCTCAAGGCTTAATCGTTCATTCGGACAGAGGAAGTCAATATTGCAGTTATGAATATCGTAATATGATTGAAAAATATGGATTTCAAGGTTCAATGAGTAAGCGCGGTGATTGTTATGACAACGCACCTATTGAGAGCTTCTGGGGAATATTAAAAAATGAGTTGGTTCACCATCGCAACTACAAAACAAGGGAAGATGCTAAAGCAGATATTACAAAATACATAGAGCTATTTTATAATCAACAAAGGATTCAGAAAGGACTGGATTTTAAGACACCAAATCAAATGGCAGAGGACTTTTACAAGTTGGTTGCCTAA
- a CDS encoding response regulator, whose amino-acid sequence MSEQNVSTSSMTNVLIIDDENQIRKFLDIALRAQGYKTLLVETGQKGLELLALQGADLVVLDLGLPDLDGCEVLTELRTWAQVPVIVLSVRADEEEKVKLLDAGANDYVTKPFSVQELMARIRVLLRQFQHTAVDTVIFDDGVLKIDFTQRQVFLNQQLISLTRKEYQLLSLLAQHKGQLITQPQILKDLWGPSHQKDTHYLRILVAKLRAKLNDNAVQPKYIVTEPGVGLRFLNMSV is encoded by the coding sequence ATGTCCGAGCAAAATGTCTCCACCAGTTCTATGACCAATGTACTTATCATTGATGATGAAAACCAAATTCGTAAATTTTTAGATATAGCGTTAAGAGCACAAGGTTATAAAACCCTGTTGGTTGAAACGGGTCAAAAGGGTTTGGAGTTATTGGCACTTCAAGGCGCAGATTTGGTGGTTCTCGATCTCGGTTTACCTGATTTGGATGGTTGTGAAGTTCTCACTGAACTTCGTACATGGGCACAAGTTCCTGTGATTGTATTGTCTGTACGTGCGGATGAAGAAGAAAAAGTAAAACTATTGGATGCAGGTGCAAATGACTATGTAACCAAGCCATTTAGCGTACAGGAGTTAATGGCACGTATTCGTGTATTACTCAGACAGTTTCAACATACAGCAGTTGATACAGTTATTTTTGATGATGGTGTGTTAAAAATTGATTTTACACAGCGCCAAGTTTTTTTAAATCAGCAGCTTATTTCACTTACACGTAAAGAATATCAATTACTCAGTTTATTAGCTCAGCATAAAGGGCAGCTGATAACTCAACCACAGATTTTAAAAGATCTTTGGGGACCATCGCATCAGAAAGATACACATTATTTACGAATCTTGGTCGCCAAATTACGTGCTAAACTGAATGATAATGCGGTACAACCTAAATATATTGTGACTGAACCAGGTGTGGGGTTAAGGTTTTTAAATATGTCAGTGTAG
- a CDS encoding sensor histidine kinase, producing the protein MTDQRSNKADVLLQHTQRYQSGRLTIFLGAAPGVGKTFAMLVRAHELALQGTHIVIGYVETHGRSETENLIVGLTIIPRKVIEYQGHSLEEMDLDAVLEKKPSIVLVDEFAHTNMPSSRHEKRWQDINELLDAGIDVFTTMNIQHLESLNDVVYQITGVRVSETVPDRVFERIRDIRLIDLPVNELLERLNQGKVYLPEQVEQALQRFFNHSNLTALRELAMQTVASYVDSDVRENFAIQGLTQIPLKNHVLIMVDGHGYAEALVRAGCRIAEHRMANWTVVAFSHDAQALKKQENAQSREIERALNLTRQLGGMTEILHGQQHAKTLLNYVMDRGISTLVLAQTAQNKYGFQFSFMPNLIDQLMKYQPSFEISVVPIIANKKLDLFSNQSAFLSLREMLYVLFTTLISIGIASLGEKYLGIEELSVIFITAVVYVASKTRMLVAVLSAILFFLAYNFFFIPPKFTFQISAHQGVITVVAFLGAALIASRLASQLKEQVTALRTANSYNSIMQDLGQKLSTAVDLKQVREIAENSLSKNLNADVWFYFPETSTSENLMQQVTEKEKISADWTFKNHQPSGCFTQTLTENEWWFLPLLASKQCLGVIGLKLASGQSILNTEQKQLAETMVEYIAQAISRTQLTKALELANVSSETEKLRSALLSSVSHDLRSPLASMIGAADTLSNYRHSMDEADQDSLLEAIHLEGERLDRYIQNLLDMTRLGHEGLSLKRDWIGVDELVGSAVRRLKRYMPQALVDVHLPEQSLSLFVHAALIEQAIFNVLENAAKFSPEHQAVIIDIVQMNDNEIEIAITDQGQGIPEDERDRIFDMFYTMQRGDRGQYGTGLGLTIVKAIIGAHMGKIMASSGKNHQGTCIRMQLPIQQISE; encoded by the coding sequence ATGACTGACCAACGAAGCAACAAAGCGGATGTCTTATTACAACATACCCAGCGTTATCAATCTGGGCGACTGACGATTTTTTTAGGTGCAGCGCCGGGTGTGGGTAAAACATTTGCAATGTTAGTTCGTGCACATGAATTGGCACTACAAGGAACACATATTGTTATTGGTTATGTGGAAACGCATGGTCGAAGTGAAACTGAAAATTTAATCGTAGGCTTAACGATTATTCCTCGAAAGGTCATTGAATATCAAGGGCATTCTTTGGAAGAAATGGATTTAGACGCCGTATTGGAGAAAAAACCGAGTATTGTACTTGTCGATGAGTTTGCTCATACCAATATGCCAAGTAGTCGCCATGAAAAGCGCTGGCAAGACATCAATGAATTATTGGATGCAGGTATTGATGTTTTTACCACAATGAACATTCAGCACTTAGAAAGTTTGAATGATGTGGTTTATCAAATTACTGGGGTTCGTGTATCTGAAACGGTGCCTGATCGAGTATTTGAACGGATTCGTGATATTCGTTTGATTGATTTGCCTGTCAATGAACTACTAGAACGCTTGAATCAAGGTAAAGTCTATTTACCAGAACAAGTAGAACAGGCTTTACAACGTTTTTTTAATCATTCCAATCTCACGGCTTTACGTGAATTGGCAATGCAAACCGTTGCAAGTTATGTCGATAGTGATGTCCGAGAAAATTTTGCGATTCAAGGACTCACTCAGATTCCGTTAAAAAACCACGTACTGATTATGGTGGATGGTCATGGTTATGCAGAAGCTTTAGTTCGAGCAGGTTGTCGTATTGCTGAACATCGAATGGCAAATTGGACGGTTGTGGCATTTTCACATGATGCTCAAGCATTAAAAAAACAAGAAAATGCACAAAGTCGCGAAATTGAACGTGCTTTAAATTTAACACGACAATTAGGTGGTATGACTGAAATTCTTCATGGTCAACAACATGCCAAAACCTTATTGAATTATGTCATGGATCGAGGAATCTCAACTTTAGTATTAGCACAAACAGCACAGAATAAGTATGGATTTCAGTTCAGTTTCATGCCGAATTTGATTGATCAATTGATGAAGTATCAGCCAAGTTTTGAAATCAGTGTTGTTCCCATTATTGCGAATAAGAAGCTTGATTTATTTTCAAATCAAAGCGCATTTTTGTCCCTCAGAGAGATGTTGTATGTATTGTTTACAACATTGATTAGTATAGGAATTGCGAGTTTAGGTGAGAAATATTTAGGAATAGAAGAGCTTTCCGTTATTTTTATTACGGCTGTCGTTTATGTTGCTTCTAAAACGCGGATGTTAGTGGCCGTTTTATCCGCAATTTTATTTTTCCTCGCATATAACTTCTTTTTCATTCCACCTAAATTTACCTTTCAAATTTCAGCACATCAGGGGGTGATTACTGTAGTGGCATTTTTAGGCGCAGCTTTAATTGCCAGCCGTTTAGCGTCTCAATTAAAAGAACAGGTTACTGCGCTCAGAACAGCAAATAGCTATAACAGCATAATGCAAGATTTGGGGCAAAAACTGTCGACTGCTGTTGATTTAAAACAAGTACGAGAGATTGCAGAAAATAGCCTAAGTAAGAATTTAAATGCAGATGTATGGTTCTATTTTCCTGAAACTTCAACATCAGAAAACTTAATGCAACAGGTGACTGAAAAAGAAAAAATTTCAGCAGATTGGACATTTAAAAATCATCAACCGTCTGGGTGCTTTACACAAACCTTGACTGAAAATGAATGGTGGTTTTTACCTTTATTGGCATCTAAGCAATGTTTAGGTGTTATTGGCTTAAAGCTAGCTTCGGGACAATCTATTCTAAATACTGAGCAAAAACAATTGGCTGAAACTATGGTGGAATATATTGCGCAAGCGATATCTCGAACTCAGTTAACTAAAGCTTTAGAACTTGCCAATGTGAGCTCTGAAACTGAAAAATTACGTTCAGCACTTTTATCTTCAGTTTCACATGACTTACGCTCTCCGTTGGCTTCGATGATTGGTGCGGCAGATACATTGAGTAATTATCGACATTCTATGGATGAAGCAGACCAAGACAGTTTACTTGAAGCCATTCATTTAGAAGGGGAGCGGCTAGACCGTTATATTCAAAATTTACTTGATATGACCCGTTTAGGACATGAAGGTTTAAGTCTAAAACGTGATTGGATTGGTGTAGACGAGTTAGTGGGTTCTGCAGTACGTCGATTAAAACGTTATATGCCACAAGCACTTGTTGATGTGCATTTACCTGAACAAAGTTTAAGTTTATTTGTGCATGCAGCTTTAATTGAACAGGCAATATTTAATGTGTTGGAAAATGCAGCTAAATTCTCACCTGAGCATCAAGCCGTCATCATTGATATTGTGCAAATGAATGATAATGAAATTGAAATAGCGATTACAGATCAAGGGCAAGGTATTCCTGAAGATGAACGAGATCGTATTTTTGATATGTTCTATACCATGCAACGTGGAGATCGTGGACAGTATGGTACAGGTTTAGGCTTAACTATTGTAAAAGCGATTATTGGTGCACATATGGGGAAAATCATGGCATCATCAGGGAAGAATCACCAAGGTACGTGTATCCGAATGCAATTGCCTATACAACAAATCAGTGAATAG
- the kdpC gene encoding potassium-transporting ATPase subunit KdpC, whose protein sequence is MNIENNQLIDSSMAELVRGSLGLTVIALGLCGFIYSSVATGLGQTIFPDQANGSMMIENNQIVGSRLVAQPFTQVQYFHPRPSAANYDPMAMAGSNMARTNPELNKTINERLNKISVQEQIDPSKIPADLVTASGSGIDPEISVQSAMIQVKRIAQARHLADQDVIKLVQEHTVQPTFGILGQARVNVLELNLALDRVGK, encoded by the coding sequence ATGAATATTGAAAATAATCAACTCATTGATTCATCAATGGCTGAGTTAGTACGTGGTTCTTTAGGATTAACTGTTATTGCACTGGGTTTATGTGGCTTCATTTATAGTAGTGTAGCTACAGGGCTTGGACAGACAATATTTCCAGATCAAGCCAATGGCAGTATGATGATTGAAAATAATCAAATTGTCGGTTCACGTTTGGTGGCTCAGCCATTTACCCAAGTGCAATATTTTCACCCTCGACCATCTGCTGCCAATTATGATCCAATGGCGATGGCTGGTAGTAATATGGCGAGAACGAATCCAGAGTTGAATAAAACCATCAATGAACGGTTGAATAAAATCTCTGTTCAGGAACAGATTGATCCATCAAAAATTCCTGCAGATCTAGTCACTGCTTCAGGTAGTGGGATTGACCCTGAAATTAGTGTGCAATCGGCAATGATTCAAGTGAAACGTATTGCTCAAGCGCGACATCTTGCAGATCAAGATGTGATAAAATTGGTACAGGAACATACAGTTCAGCCGACTTTTGGAATTTTGGGTCAGGCACGCGTGAATGTACTTGAGTTGAATTTGGCTTTAGATCGTGTAGGAAAGTGA
- the kdpB gene encoding potassium-transporting ATPase subunit KdpB produces MNHSKQSSQNSIASTLLQSEAWKNAFIKLLPQHVMKNPVMAIVWLGTIITLLSTLMGYASLVFGLLVTLVLFITVLFANYAEAVAEAKGRGQASSLRQARQNLTARRLSSQNDAEGTQIPATSLKMNDLIEVRTGELIPADGEIIQGFATINEAAVTGESAPVLREAGTDKSGVIGGTKVLTDRIIVQVTAESGNSFLDRMIALVEGSNRQKTPNEIALGILLTVMTVTFIVVVVSLPFIGHFLHISINPIVLVALLVCLIPTTIGGLLPAIGIAGMNRALKANVIAKSGKAVEVAGDVDVLLLDKTGTITYGDRQATAFYPVTGVTESELRQAAVLTSLADPTPEGKSVVALAKDQGERIIEPTQAEFIAFNAATRISGVNLSDGHQIRKGALDAILKFTSQHIDHHAELKTRVEQVASKGATPLVVAKDQNILGVIELSDIIKQGIKEKFARLREMGIKTVMVTGDNPLTAAAIAAEAGVDDYIAEAKPEDKLSCIRTEQNKGHLVAMVGDGTNDAPALAQADIGLAMNSGTQAAKEAGNMVDLDSDPTKLLSVVEIGKQQLITRGALTTFSLANDVSKYFAILPALFVAAIPQMHVLNVMQLGSSESAILSALIFNAIIIPMLIPIALRGVKFKPSTSTQLLRRNMLIYGVGGVVLPFVAIKAIDLLISPLLSL; encoded by the coding sequence TGGGTTATGCAAGTTTGGTTTTTGGCTTGTTAGTGACCTTAGTTTTGTTTATCACCGTTTTATTCGCCAACTACGCAGAAGCAGTTGCAGAGGCGAAAGGTCGTGGACAAGCATCGTCCTTACGTCAAGCACGTCAAAATTTAACAGCACGTCGTTTAAGTTCTCAAAATGATGCTGAAGGTACGCAAATTCCTGCAACTTCATTGAAAATGAATGATTTGATTGAAGTCCGCACAGGAGAATTAATTCCTGCCGATGGTGAAATTATTCAAGGTTTTGCCACAATCAATGAAGCAGCAGTAACAGGTGAGTCTGCACCCGTACTTCGAGAAGCAGGAACGGATAAATCTGGGGTGATTGGTGGTACCAAAGTACTGACAGATCGCATTATCGTGCAAGTGACTGCTGAATCAGGCAATAGTTTCCTTGATCGGATGATTGCCTTGGTTGAAGGCTCAAATCGTCAAAAAACACCCAATGAAATTGCATTAGGGATCCTACTCACCGTAATGACAGTGACTTTTATTGTCGTTGTCGTGAGCTTACCTTTTATTGGCCACTTTCTACATATCAGTATCAACCCGATCGTTTTAGTCGCGTTGTTAGTGTGTTTGATTCCAACCACGATTGGCGGTTTATTGCCTGCGATTGGTATTGCAGGGATGAACCGCGCTTTAAAAGCCAACGTGATTGCTAAATCAGGTAAGGCTGTAGAAGTTGCAGGTGATGTCGATGTATTACTGCTCGATAAAACAGGAACAATTACTTATGGCGATCGTCAAGCAACTGCATTTTATCCAGTAACAGGTGTCACTGAGTCAGAGCTACGTCAAGCCGCTGTATTGACATCATTGGCAGATCCAACGCCAGAAGGTAAGTCAGTCGTGGCTTTGGCAAAAGATCAAGGTGAACGGATTATTGAACCTACACAAGCTGAGTTTATTGCGTTTAATGCTGCAACGCGAATTTCAGGGGTGAACTTGTCAGATGGGCATCAAATCCGTAAAGGTGCTTTGGATGCCATTTTAAAATTTACATCACAACATATTGATCATCATGCAGAGCTAAAAACGAGAGTTGAACAAGTTGCATCTAAAGGTGCGACACCGCTTGTTGTTGCGAAAGATCAAAATATTTTGGGTGTGATTGAGTTATCTGACATTATCAAACAAGGTATCAAAGAAAAGTTTGCTCGCTTACGTGAAATGGGGATTAAAACCGTCATGGTGACAGGCGATAACCCTTTGACTGCAGCTGCAATTGCTGCTGAAGCAGGCGTGGATGATTATATTGCTGAAGCGAAACCTGAAGATAAATTAAGCTGTATTCGTACTGAACAGAATAAAGGGCATTTGGTCGCAATGGTGGGGGATGGAACCAATGATGCACCTGCTTTGGCACAGGCAGATATTGGTTTAGCAATGAACTCAGGGACGCAAGCAGCCAAAGAAGCAGGCAATATGGTGGATTTGGATTCTGACCCAACCAAATTATTGTCTGTGGTTGAAATTGGTAAACAGCAGTTGATTACACGTGGTGCATTAACCACATTCTCTTTAGCCAATGATGTATCTAAGTACTTTGCGATTCTGCCTGCTTTATTCGTTGCAGCGATTCCTCAAATGCATGTGTTGAATGTTATGCAATTGGGAAGTTCAGAAAGTGCGATTCTTTCGGCGTTGATTTTTAATGCGATTATTATCCCGATGCTCATTCCAATTGCACTACGTGGTGTGAAATTTAAACCTTCAACATCAACACAATTATTGCGCCGTAATATGTTGATTTACGGTGTTGGTGGGGTTGTATTGCCATTCGTAGCGATTAAAGCGATAGATCTTTTGATTAGTCCACTCTTGTCACTTTAA